Proteins from a genomic interval of Cucumis melo cultivar AY chromosome 7, USDA_Cmelo_AY_1.0, whole genome shotgun sequence:
- the LOC127150265 gene encoding uncharacterized protein LOC127150265 isoform X1: METVPENSIPGLSDSVVKIREDVKSGVENLTEECVSTMAAVTRLLMKLLPKALNCLPDAPQNQLHSLCFLISSSLNSAMEVRRYSKFYNAKPDEADDGVCTRAWRFFLSYFTIDVLSVLPLPQGLQKDLNFSFVVVSWPMHFSN, translated from the exons ATGGAGACCGTTCCTGAGAATTCCATCCCTGGGTTGTCTGATTCTGTTGTTAAG ATTAGAGAAGATGTAAAATCTGGTGTAGAAAATTTAACAGAGGAGTGTGTATCCACAATGGCAGCCGTTACTCGGCTTCTAATGAAG CTACTGCCAAAAGCTTTAAATTGCCTTCCGGATGCACCTCAAAATCAGCTTCATTCTTTGTGTTTTCTAATTTCTAGCTCACTCAATTCAGCCATGGAAGTACGGAG ATATTCCAAATTTTATAATGCAAAACCTGATGAAGCCGATGATGGTGTTTGCACAAGAGCTTGGAGATTCTTTTTATCTTACTTCACAATTGACGTTCTTTCAGTTCTTCCACTCCCCCAG GGTTTACAGAAAGATTTGAACTTTTCATTTGTGGTCGTGAGCTGGCCAATGCATTTTTCGAATTGA
- the LOC127150265 gene encoding uncharacterized protein LOC127150265 isoform X2 translates to METVPENSIPGLSDSVVKIREDVKSGVENLTEECVSTMAAVTRLLMKLLPKALNCLPDAPQNQLHSLCFLISSSLNSAMEVRRYSKFYNAKPDEADDGVCTRAWRFFLSYFTIDVLSVLPLPQPCRVYRKI, encoded by the exons ATGGAGACCGTTCCTGAGAATTCCATCCCTGGGTTGTCTGATTCTGTTGTTAAG ATTAGAGAAGATGTAAAATCTGGTGTAGAAAATTTAACAGAGGAGTGTGTATCCACAATGGCAGCCGTTACTCGGCTTCTAATGAAG CTACTGCCAAAAGCTTTAAATTGCCTTCCGGATGCACCTCAAAATCAGCTTCATTCTTTGTGTTTTCTAATTTCTAGCTCACTCAATTCAGCCATGGAAGTACGGAG ATATTCCAAATTTTATAATGCAAAACCTGATGAAGCCGATGATGGTGTTTGCACAAGAGCTTGGAGATTCTTTTTATCTTACTTCACAATTGACGTTCTTTCAGTTCTTCCACTCCCCCAG CCATGCAGGGTTTACAGAAAGATTTGA